A stretch of the Sphingomonas sp. CL5.1 genome encodes the following:
- a CDS encoding RNA polymerase sigma factor — translation MGETDPDAELVRRVGQGDEAAARLLVSAKLPRVLALARRMTGERGEAEDIAQEVFLRVWRHARRWRPGAARFDTWLHVVTLNLCRDRLRRRRETTMPTLPEVADPAPDAARALDESARGRAVAAAIAALPERQREAILLVHYQDMTNIAAAEALSVSVEALESLLARGRRALREHFRNQEARDD, via the coding sequence TTGGGCGAGACGGATCCCGATGCAGAGCTGGTGCGGCGTGTCGGCCAGGGCGACGAGGCGGCGGCGCGCCTGCTCGTTTCGGCCAAGCTGCCGCGCGTGCTGGCGCTGGCGCGGCGCATGACCGGCGAACGCGGAGAAGCGGAGGACATCGCGCAGGAGGTGTTCCTGCGGGTATGGCGGCACGCGCGGCGCTGGCGGCCCGGCGCGGCGCGTTTCGATACCTGGCTGCATGTGGTGACGCTCAACCTTTGCCGCGACCGGCTGCGCCGCCGCCGCGAGACGACCATGCCGACGCTGCCGGAGGTGGCCGATCCCGCGCCGGACGCCGCGCGCGCGCTGGACGAGTCGGCGCGCGGCCGCGCGGTCGCCGCCGCGATCGCCGCCTTGCCGGAACGCCAGCGCGAGGCGATCCTGCTCGTCCATTATCAGGATATGACCAACATCGCCGCCGCTGAGGCTCTGTCGGTGAGCGTGGAGGCGCTCGAAAGCCTGCTGGCGCGGGGCCGGCGGGCGTTGCGGGAGCATTTCAGGAACCAGGAGGCGCGTGATGACTGA
- a CDS encoding C39 family peptidase — translation MTGGLRLAASSAGLAAGLLLSGCSARLSGDPHFISSAVPGGEFVVPVASMQARRFNTVVRQQYDFSCGSAALATLLRYHYGDPRTEEDVFRGMWQDGDQAQIRRVGFSLLDMKRYLAARGLRADGYKVGIQDIAKRGIPGIALITVKKYRHFVVLKGISKNEVLLGDPSLGLRTMPIAEFVAAWNGIYFVLNSRLDLATHAFNVHTQWASLARAPTDGAFLQPLSQQALALAAPFYSDF, via the coding sequence GTGACCGGGGGCCTGCGCCTCGCAGCATCGTCAGCCGGCCTCGCGGCCGGCTTGCTGTTGTCCGGCTGCTCCGCGCGGCTTTCCGGCGATCCCCATTTCATCAGCAGCGCCGTGCCCGGCGGCGAGTTCGTCGTGCCGGTCGCCTCGATGCAGGCGCGCCGTTTCAACACGGTGGTGCGCCAGCAATATGATTTCAGCTGCGGCTCCGCCGCGCTCGCCACCTTGCTGCGCTACCATTACGGCGACCCCCGGACCGAGGAGGACGTGTTCCGCGGCATGTGGCAGGATGGCGACCAGGCGCAGATCCGTCGGGTCGGCTTCTCCCTGCTCGACATGAAGCGCTATCTCGCCGCGCGGGGGCTGCGCGCCGACGGCTACAAGGTCGGCATCCAGGATATCGCGAAGCGCGGCATTCCGGGCATCGCGCTTATCACGGTGAAGAAATATCGCCATTTCGTCGTGCTCAAGGGCATCTCGAAGAACGAGGTGCTGCTCGGCGACCCCTCGCTCGGGTTGCGCACCATGCCGATCGCGGAGTTCGTCGCGGCGTGGAACGGCATCTATTTCGTGCTCAATTCGCGGCTCGATCTCGCGACGCACGCCTTCAACGTCCATACGCAATGGGCGAGCCTCGCCCGCGCGCCGACCGACGGCGCCTTCCTGCAACCGCTCAGCCAGCAGGCGCTCGCGCTTGCCGCGCCCTTCTACAGTGATTTCTGA
- a CDS encoding EF-hand domain-containing protein has product MTPSSLFVVSLALATPALAQSAPPIAGGMTLDRFVARQTERIMAADTDGDGRVSKAEMQSLAGRGGRDPARMFDRMDTNHDGYLDRDEIRAALTARFHRMDRNGDGVLGADERMARRGAKAAGNPATPQP; this is encoded by the coding sequence ATGACGCCATCGTCCCTGTTTGTCGTGTCCCTCGCTCTGGCTACGCCCGCGCTGGCGCAGTCCGCCCCGCCGATCGCCGGCGGGATGACGCTCGATCGCTTCGTCGCGCGGCAGACCGAACGCATCATGGCCGCCGACACCGATGGCGACGGACGCGTCAGCAAGGCGGAGATGCAGTCGCTGGCCGGTCGCGGCGGCCGTGACCCGGCGCGAATGTTCGATCGGATGGACACCAATCATGACGGCTATCTCGATCGTGACGAGATCCGCGCGGCGCTCACCGCGCGGTTCCATCGCATGGACCGCAACGGCGACGGTGTGCTGGGCGCTGACGAGAGGATGGCGCGGCGCGGCGCGAAAGCCGCCGGTAATCCCGCGACGCCACAACCCTGA
- a CDS encoding DUF1800 family protein, with protein MPPSASLSPAAIAMNRFGLGARPDDTLPADPKGWLKEQFVRFQPATAAFAALPDAGELVRTYLDEQRQLRRQASREQMASPVAAGTKSIEQKAARRDYAQDVQALYRQAVQARAQAALDTPAPFVERLVHFWSNHFCVSADNPQVTAFAGAFERDAIRPHVLGRFEDMLLAVEHHPAMLIYLNQIQSIGPDSLAAQRAARRNPEQRRGLNENLGREIMELHTLGVRSGYGQGDVTEFARALTGWSVAGIGPGGATDGRPGDFLFRPQLHEPGARTILGKRYGEDGEAQARAALIDFARAPATVTHVATKLARHFAGDAPPPALVERLAASFQRSGGALPALYRALIDSPEPWQPRPLKFKTPWEWTISALRGLGRSEIGAMQVAAIQNQLGQPVWKPGSPAGWDDIAASWAGPDALLRRVDFAQRLVAPVGDRLDARQLGPRLLPASFSRATAEEVGRAESPGDALALLLVSPDFLRR; from the coding sequence ATGCCTCCTTCCGCCAGCCTGTCGCCAGCCGCGATCGCGATGAACCGTTTTGGGCTCGGCGCCCGGCCCGACGATACGCTGCCCGCCGACCCGAAGGGGTGGCTCAAGGAGCAGTTCGTCCGCTTCCAGCCCGCCACCGCCGCCTTCGCCGCGCTGCCCGATGCGGGAGAGCTGGTGCGGACCTACCTCGACGAGCAGCGGCAATTGCGGCGGCAGGCCAGTCGCGAACAGATGGCGTCGCCTGTCGCCGCCGGTACGAAATCGATCGAGCAGAAGGCCGCGCGGCGGGATTATGCGCAGGACGTGCAGGCGCTCTACCGTCAGGCGGTGCAGGCGCGCGCGCAGGCGGCGCTCGACACGCCGGCACCCTTTGTGGAGCGTCTGGTCCACTTCTGGTCCAATCATTTCTGCGTCTCGGCGGACAATCCGCAGGTGACCGCCTTCGCCGGTGCGTTCGAGCGCGATGCGATCCGCCCGCATGTGCTGGGCCGGTTCGAGGACATGCTGCTGGCGGTCGAGCATCATCCGGCGATGCTGATCTACCTCAACCAGATCCAGTCGATCGGCCCGGACAGCCTCGCCGCGCAGCGCGCGGCGCGCCGCAATCCCGAGCAGCGCCGCGGGCTCAACGAGAATCTCGGGCGCGAGATCATGGAATTGCACACGCTCGGCGTGCGTTCCGGATACGGTCAGGGCGACGTCACCGAATTCGCGCGCGCGCTGACCGGCTGGTCGGTCGCCGGCATCGGGCCGGGCGGGGCAACGGATGGCCGCCCGGGCGATTTCCTGTTTCGTCCGCAACTCCATGAACCGGGTGCGCGGACCATCCTCGGCAAGCGCTACGGGGAGGATGGCGAGGCGCAGGCGCGCGCCGCGCTGATCGATTTCGCCCGCGCGCCGGCCACCGTGACCCATGTCGCCACCAAGCTCGCGCGGCACTTCGCCGGAGACGCGCCGCCGCCCGCGCTGGTCGAGCGGCTGGCCGCTTCGTTCCAGCGCAGCGGCGGCGCTCTCCCGGCGCTCTATCGCGCGCTGATCGACAGCCCGGAACCGTGGCAGCCCCGGCCGCTCAAGTTCAAGACGCCGTGGGAATGGACGATATCCGCGCTGCGCGGGCTGGGCCGGAGCGAGATTGGCGCGATGCAGGTCGCCGCGATCCAGAATCAGCTCGGCCAGCCGGTATGGAAGCCCGGCTCGCCCGCCGGCTGGGACGATATCGCGGCGAGCTGGGCGGGGCCGGACGCGCTGCTCCGCCGGGTCGATTTCGCGCAGCGGCTGGTCGCACCGGTGGGCGACCGGCTCGACGCACGGCAACTCGGCCCGCGCCTGCTGCCCGCCTCGTTCAGCCGCGCGACCGCCGAAGAGGTGGGACGCGCCGAAAGCCCCGGCGACGCGCTGGCGCTGCTGCTCGTCTCGCCCGATTTCCTGCGGAGGTGA
- a CDS encoding periplasmic heavy metal sensor: MSLRTLKAICAVSILLNIFLIAGVAASLLWVRAQRPMIGAGAMRIAGAELPKAERRAFRQALRAARREAAPLAATDRQARREAAALLRAPTVDPAALAAALGRVRDADLAVRAQIENGVAGFVANLPQADRARLADSLERRGARRQR, from the coding sequence ATGTCGCTCCGCACGCTCAAGGCGATCTGCGCCGTTTCGATCCTCCTCAATATCTTCCTGATCGCCGGGGTGGCGGCCAGCTTGTTGTGGGTCCGCGCGCAGCGGCCGATGATCGGCGCGGGGGCGATGCGTATCGCCGGGGCGGAGCTGCCCAAGGCGGAGCGGCGCGCCTTCCGCCAGGCGCTGCGTGCCGCCCGGCGCGAGGCCGCGCCGCTGGCAGCGACCGACCGGCAGGCGCGGCGGGAAGCGGCCGCGCTGCTGCGCGCGCCGACCGTCGATCCGGCGGCGCTGGCGGCGGCGCTCGGCCGCGTGCGGGATGCCGACCTCGCGGTGCGTGCGCAGATCGAGAACGGCGTTGCCGGCTTCGTCGCCAACCTGCCGCAGGCTGACCGGGCGCGTCTCGCCGACAGTCTCGAACGACGCGGCGCGCGGCGGCAACGATAG
- a CDS encoding helix-turn-helix transcriptional regulator — MFNRSFREDVVQISDVVVGPFGFDTSSLLDQVLRRFAESIGAAAAFLLASPAQAEDRIVTAYVRRADSRTIDANQLAGDLKDELSAHLDSFDCDEPLFWAGEAHAPILVSRWDESSRLSYYFVLSFDRQKDAADRRAIEHCVGLFFPLLQLHLKTLAELETMTRSFDGMRGVLDNSEVAIILFSREGRMILSNKAATDIVEAQDGLRMGGRGPTPTSLRAAARFQIALEHAIAENGRPGRMGNGRGSAVMKIPREEGRRPLIAALVPAKETAEMPGDPAVILYLFDPTLEHPEFLEPICQLYELSKVEARLACHLATGMTLSEAARTMRIKDPTARTYLKQIFAKTATHRQTDLVRLLLCSSGRIVTQTSPEAFV; from the coding sequence GTGTTCAATCGCAGCTTTCGCGAAGATGTCGTCCAGATCAGCGATGTCGTCGTCGGCCCCTTCGGTTTTGATACTTCCAGTTTGCTGGATCAGGTGCTCCGGCGTTTTGCCGAGTCCATCGGAGCCGCGGCGGCGTTTCTGCTCGCGTCACCGGCGCAGGCGGAGGACAGGATCGTGACGGCCTATGTGCGCCGGGCGGATTCGCGCACGATTGATGCCAACCAATTGGCCGGCGACCTCAAGGATGAGTTATCGGCCCACCTCGATTCCTTCGATTGTGACGAGCCGCTTTTCTGGGCGGGGGAAGCGCACGCCCCTATCCTGGTTTCACGCTGGGATGAATCGTCCCGGCTGTCCTATTATTTCGTCCTGTCCTTCGATCGTCAGAAGGATGCAGCCGACCGGCGGGCCATAGAGCATTGCGTGGGTCTTTTCTTTCCGCTGCTCCAGCTTCACCTGAAGACCCTCGCGGAACTCGAGACGATGACGCGCAGCTTCGACGGAATGCGCGGCGTGCTCGACAACAGCGAGGTGGCGATCATCCTGTTCAGCCGCGAGGGCCGGATGATCCTGTCGAACAAGGCGGCGACCGATATCGTCGAAGCGCAGGACGGCTTGCGCATGGGCGGGCGCGGGCCGACGCCAACCTCGCTGCGCGCCGCCGCGCGCTTCCAGATCGCGCTGGAACATGCGATCGCGGAGAACGGCCGGCCGGGCCGGATGGGCAACGGGCGCGGCAGTGCGGTGATGAAGATCCCGCGCGAGGAGGGTCGCCGGCCGCTCATCGCCGCGCTGGTCCCGGCGAAGGAGACGGCGGAGATGCCGGGCGATCCGGCCGTCATACTCTATCTGTTCGATCCGACGCTGGAGCATCCCGAGTTCCTGGAGCCGATCTGCCAGCTTTACGAACTGTCGAAGGTGGAAGCGCGTCTCGCCTGCCATCTCGCAACTGGCATGACGCTGAGCGAGGCGGCGAGGACGATGCGCATCAAGGACCCGACCGCGCGCACCTATCTCAAGCAGATATTCGCCAAGACCGCCACGCACCGGCAGACCGATCTCGTCCGGCTGCTCCTGTGCAGCAGTGGCCGGATCGTCACGCAGACATCACCCGAAGCATTCGTCTGA